CATGATCCCCTGctgaaagtttttaaaattgtaaaggTGTATTTCCTGCACACTTCTTGGGAGTCTGACCCTCGGGCAGCTGTCTTGTCTTTGCCTAAATCAACCACCTAGGTTGCTTTATGAACTACTCTCTTTAACACAGCACCGCATGATCCCTAGCCTTTAGTTCGTAACATTCTTTGGGGACTTTTTTTCTCTGATACAGGGTCTCGTTATGCCGCCTGCCTCCCTCGTGTAGCTGGGGTTACAACCACCTTCAGTCTGGGCTTCTACACTAGAATTAAAGCTTTTAGAGTagttagaaaaaagaaataccCACCCTCCTCAAATTCAGGAGGCGTGTCCTCTGGGAGGGTGTGGCCTACCATGGGAGGGGTGGAGCAGTGCTGGATTCCCAAGGCCTGTCTCGGAGCCTCAAGTTAATTGTATGAAAATAAGTTTATTGACATCTTGTCAGCACTGAGgagaaaagggggggagggtgtctGAGCTCTGGAGGTCAGACACGCCACGCAGCAACGGGAGGCACAGGACCCCGTTATACTTCCCCAGTCAGAATTCTGCCTCCCTTTCCCTAGAGTCCTCCACCTTCTACGTTCTCATTTGTCAAGCAACTCCCACCCCTTCCAAAGGATTTCGGGCTGGGGGAGTGGGGCGTGTTGCTTCTCTTCAAGTCAAGAACAGCAATGATTGGGCGAAGGGGCATGTCGCAGAGCCAGGAGgcccccctcccaccccaccaaGGGTAATACAGTAACATAAAATTGATGGCTTAGAAGTTGGGGTTACAGGAGGCAGTCGGGCAGACACCGCCTATCCGAGAGAGGGGCTGAGGGAGTCCACCCGGGCACTCACCCAGAGAAATCAGGCACTAACTAGCACAGGGAGTGGGGCGCTCACTCCCCTAGAGCAGGAAGCCCGGGTGCAGCAGGGTTGGGCAAAGAGCATCTTCCTCCTCGACTGCGCCAAGCTGGGAGCGGGGTTGCAGGCAGGAGCATAGACGGGAGTAGGTTTCACGGAGACTTCCAGCGGCCCCGCCTTTTCCGAGAAGGGAAACCTTTCCTCCTCTTGTGTGGAGGTGAGTCGTGGAGGGGAAGTGGTGGGGCTGAGGGGGGCTTGGGTACCCCTTCCTCACTCCTAGGGGCCATGATCACTCCCCTAGCTGCCACTACGGCCCCATCCACGACAGCAGCCACCACGGATACAGGCTCTGCGGTGATCTCCACCTTGGGGGCAGGTGATGGCAGGGCCGGCTTGGGaggcgggggcgggggtgggggcgggggcggaggCAGAGGCTCAGCGGGGGTTCCTGGCAGAAGGGGTAACAGGGCGCTGAGGGCCTCGCTCAGTTTGGCCAGTCCCTGCCGAAGGGTGCCAGCCAGCTCCCTGATGGCATTGGCAGTCTCCTGCTGAGCCCGCAGGAAGTCCAGGGACTGTTCCGGGGCTGATGAGGTGGGTGGCGgcggcggaggaggaggaggaggaggagggctagGGCATGATGGTGCCACTTGGGCCAGCGGCGTGGGTGGCGGTGGAGGAGCAGGGAGTGGAGACAAGGCCAGGCGGGGCAGCTGGACAGGCTGCATGGCTGCAGGGGACGGGGCCTCACGCTCCTTGGCTTCCTGGGGATTGCACGGGGGCCGGGCCCAGGACTCTGGGCTGCTGGAGGCTCCCTTGCTCTGCACTGGGGCATCTGTAAGAAGAGAGACCTTGGGTAAGTTATAATGAGCCTGTAAGGTTTCAATTCCAGTTTTTGGCTTCCTGGCCCCAGAGCAACCTCTCAGTTCCTTCCTTCTTCAGTGAATGGGGCTATGTGGTACAGGCTATCCTGCAACTCCTGATCCTCCCCCGTCAGTTTCTAAGTGCTGGTAATACATGggcactgccacacctggctaGAGTCAGGCTTTCCAAGGGTCACACCCTCCAGGCACACTGGCACATGCCTGTTAACCCCGGTACttaggaagccaaggcaggagatGGAGAAGTTGAAAGCCTGCACTTACTACACACCCAGGTTGAACTACATTAGACCATAgcaaaaagaagggggaaaaaacccaTAAGACCTCTTCCACATcagcgcgcgcacgcacacacgcacacaaacacccAAAAGCCAACCTaagctacagagagagaccctgtctcaagcacaTCAGGGAACACCCATGACATCATCCTTGGATGCAGAGGAGTCAGGAGTCGATGCATTAAACCTGGTGGCCAGCTTTAGTGGACAAAAGCCTTGAAAGCCTTACTGACCTCTAGGTAGCAAGAGTATCTGCACACTCATCCCTACCCCTCAGCTGGAGTCCCTGGAGGAGGGAGTGGCTGGCCCAGGGGTCAGACTTGCAGAGTTCTCTCCAGCCAAGATGGCGAGATTTCCTAGTTCCATCCCAGCCTGCTTGGCCTTTAGGACCTTCACTCAGCTGAGACCTCATTCACATTCTTGGACCATGTCCTGGGTGAGCTGAACCTCTTCCCTGAGTTCAAGCAGCTCTCAAGtgtcggggtgggggtggagcaGTGGCCACTGTCTGTGCATTGTCTAATGACACCTCAAACTCACTCCAGGACTGAGCTCTTGATCCCAGAAGGCACCAGTTCCATGCTTCCAATTTCTGGGGCTAAAATAACTCCTTTATTCCCCATTCTTCTCCTACCCCAGAGCTGGACCACAGTTTTATTCAAATTATGTATGTGCTCTATCATTACGTCACAACTGAACTCCTTCTATTATTCTCtctgtgtggggtgggggggagaggaaGCATGAACacgtatgcacatgtatgtggactGACCAGAAGTTTGCTGATTTGGTGTGGCTGGCTAGCCAACGTCCCTTAGGGGCCTCCTGTCTTCCCCTCTTCCGTGCTGGGATTTCACACATGGGAACTTATACCACCGAGCTTTTGAGCCTGGGTTCTTGGGATTGAATTCAGGACTTCCTACTTCCATGGCAAGCATTATTACCAACtgagcactctctctctctctctctctctccagccctagggtttgtttttggcttttttcgagacacggtttctctgtgtagccttggctgtcttacacttgctctgtagatcagagctggcctccaactctcagagatctgcctgcctctgcctccctgagttcagGGACAtgtaccaccgtgcccagctaattttttaagatttaagtttaattctatatatgtgtgtgcctgtgtgggtatgtgcaggtGGGGTGGAagctctggaggccagaggccgcTGGGGCTGGTGtgccaggtggttgtgagcccacaagcatgggtgctgggaactgaacttgggtcctctgcaaacaGTACTCTCTccgattttgagacagggtttctctgtgtagccctggctagccttgttctgtataccaggctagccttgaactaagagatccacctgtctctgcctcctgaatgctgagattaaaggcatctaCCCCCATGCCCTGCTCAGAACacactcttaagtgctgagccatctctccagctcccctgctttgaaacagggttttgctAAACTGTCCAGACTGACCCTGCTACCTGAGCCTCCTTAGGAGCTGAGATCACAGGCCGGCACTGCCACAGCTGGCTCCTTGACCTTACTGAAGGCACTATCCTGATGCAGATGCTCTTCCACATAAACCTGATTAAATCCAACACCCAATCTAGAAGCTTCTCTCTGACGCCACAGCCCTGGCCTTCTCCAAACCCCTGAACTCCCTTTCCTCATCTAGCACATGCTCAGTCCCTTCACCATCATCAGCTTTGTGGGGTCCCACCAAAATGTGGCCAGATGCCAGGAAGCCACCAAGGCACAAGTGACTGTGCTGTCTGCTTCCTCTTACACAAAGTGTCTAGAGCATGCTGACAGATGCAAACAGTGATCAATGGCTGCCTAGGCTTCTGGGGCAGTTGGTGTGGTGGCCTCCAGGCCTGTAGACTCTAGTGCTTCCTCCTCAAGGAGACATTCCTTAGCTGTTTTTTCAAGTGGCTGCCAGTCCCTCCCTCAGCTCTGCCTTCACCCCTCAGTGATTTCTCGGAGCACTCATTCCCCTGGGCATTCAATCCATGTTTGTTGTCTAATCATTCTAGGTGAGCTCTACCAGCTAAGGCTTCCTTGTGCTCACAGCTGTTTTCCCAGCCCAAGGATGGGACTCCAGGCCTCATACAGCCTGGCAGGTGTGTACCCCTGAGCTatacccccagcccctcactggggcgttctaggcaggggctttaccactgagctactggcccagccctttttttttcccatttgctgttttattttgtgtgtgttgttattaCTTGTGTTTATAGGGGTTTGGGCACACATGCCATGTTGTGCATGTAGAGGTCACAGAACAACTTGTCTCTGCCCATCATGtcagtcccagggattgaactcccAATTGTCACCCTTAGTGGCAAGCACCTTCCCCTACTAAGCcttccttttaagttttttttgggggaggtgtcttttgttgttgctattttttcaagacagggttttctctgtgtatcctggctgtcctggaactcaactctatagaccaggctggcctcaaactcagagatcctcctgcctcagcctctgagtgttaggattaaaggtgtctgtAACTACACCTAGcttttttctggggggggggtgttttttgTGTTGGGGGGACAGGATCTTATCTGTAGTTCcgggtagcctggaactcactatattgAACAGCCAGCCTCAGGCTTGGGATGattctcctgtgtctgcctcctgagttctggaactctgagtatgtgccaccatgcctgactgtcATAGCCTTCAAACGCTATGTCAGAAATAGGTGATCCTTAGTTCAGTGCCAACAAAGACCCAAGCAAGCTGCTCGCAGCTGCTCAGGACCATGCCCTGCTTCTCTGATTATAGCAACTTCACTCTGTAAATTTTACACAGTATTAAGTGGCTAGGTAAGCCAGGTgctgtggcacaggcctttaatcccagtactccagagtcagaggcaggctgatctctgagttcaaggccagcctgtctacaaagtgagttccaggacagtcagggttacataCATAGagtgaccgtgtgtgtgtgtgtgtgtgtgtgtgtgtgtgtgtgtgagagagagagagagagagagagagagagagagcgcgcatTGGTTAAGGGTATTTTACCTCAGGGCCTTTACGATGTAGTTTTTTCTAACTGCAACATTCTTTCCTCAGATATCCACTAGGCTCAACTTCTGAATTCAAGTCACTGCTTGATTTCATGACCTCCAAGAAGCCCTCCTATCATTACAGCATGACTTTTAACTGCTTTTGGGCACAGGGtctctatgcagcccaggctatcctcaaactctcTTCTCagccccgagtgctgggatttcagtgtGACCCACCACTGCGTGGCTTGACACCCTCTCAGCAGAATTCTCTGTTAATAGTTATCACTTATTGGCATTTCGTATAGTGTTGACTCTTTATGGTATGTATCCCCAAATACATCAGTTCTCTGAAGGGAAAGGAATCTGTCTTGTCCTCCACTGTATCAAGAGTCCACCCCAGGAAGAGCTCTCATTAAACAGTGATTGTGATGGGCAGGTATGGCAGCAAGCCTGTTAATGCCAGTCTTGGAAGGTGGAGGAGCTGGCTAGTGGGTCTAGCcccatcagtgagctctgggtttgattgactGAGCCTGCTCAGGACACATCAACTTTAGAccaccacatacatgcaaacatgcattcctacacacatgcagacaacatATGAACATAGAACAAACTTGTTATCATGGCTCTCAATTCACAGGAAGAGATTTGGTTCAAACTGAGAACACAGGCTGGCTTTCTGGCAGTTTCCTCTCTCCCACATGCCCTCTGTGTGAGTTCCAAGTCCTGAGTTGGTACTTGCATTCTGTCACATCCGTTAACTCCCCAGTTGTTAACGGGCAAAAACTGCACGAAGACTAGAGGCTGGGCATAAGATACCGTTCAACATCTCACCGCCTAccagctgtgtgacctcaggTAGGGAGATGAACCTTTCTCAACTGCTTAGCAAAGGGGCCAGTGAGCTGGCTCAGTGTGTAGAGATGCTTGCTGTGTAAACTGACTTCAATCCAGAGACCCCACAGTGGAAAAGAGATTTCTGAAAGCTGGCCCATGATCTCTACCCCCACactcatgtgtgcatgtacacacaagtAAAGACTTGAGACGTTAATGAGAAGGactgttgggcatggtggcacagctcttgaatcccagcactcaggaagcagaggcaagtgaatctcttgacagtctgatctacagaggacagccacggctacacagagaaaccctgtctcaaaaaactaagagagagagagaagctgccTAGTGTGATCATGCCTGTGCCCTCCCTTTCTCAATGGCTCCCCAGAGCACATCTCTTTCCCCCATGTACCCAGTTTTTTGAGACTGGCTCTCACACAGCCCAGACTGGCCAAGGTaaaccctgaactcctgatcctcctgcctccacctcactTAGTGCTGGGATTGGGGCATGTACTGCCATACAAGGATCATACACGCCAAGACCAAATGTGGTCTGGCTTCTATTGATCTCGCTGATCTCATCtaaatgatgatggtggtgataggAAATGTCTTTTGTGTAATCTTTCTGTTTCTAACCCATCCTCAAACCCTCAAACTTCCTTCAGCTTTCCAACCGGGCCAGGCTATCCTGTCTCCGTGCTGCTGCACAGGCCTTTCCTCCCATTAGGACGACTTTCCGAGCTCTTTTTCCACACTTTTTGTGTGTCAGCTCTGACATCATCTTCTCCCATCAGCCCTCCTCTTACACTCCCGAGCCTGGGTGAGGTATATGCCTCTGGCTCACTCAGGCCCTGGGTTCCCCTGCTTTATGCCTGTCACCTTGAGCCACTCTTTTCTCCACCAGGGAACGGTGTCAATCATTGGTTTGTGTCTGCACAGGGCAGGCGTTTGAGGAAGAAAGTGGCCTAGAGACCATGGCTCAGTGACTATTGTGCTTAGCTAGCATGCACAGTGTATGGATTCcacccccagcactgcataaagccaggcatggttctATGTACATTCTTGCAATCTGAGGActagagaggtagaggcagaaggagcatAAGATCAAGGTCAGCTTCAGGTATGatgggaattcaaggccagcccggggTACATGAGACAATCTCATGGGGGTAAAAAAATCCACAGTGAATGCTGAGCAGGAAGGAGGTCTCCACAGCAGCTCCTCAGACATGACCTTGAGGAAGTCACCAGGCCTCTCCAAGGCTTGGTTTACAGTGGCAAAGCAGTACGGACCACGCACTGTTGATGGTCACCTAACTCCACAGGCTGGCCATGCACTCAGGAGATGCCATAGCTAGAGATTTGCCTGTATCGCCTGACTTAAGTTTTCACAGAAACCCTGGAGGAAGAAACTTACTTTTTGGTTCTACTCTGCAGGAGAAGTGAGAGAACACTAACTGGTGGCCCTGTCCGGGGACAACGCGACTAACACACTAAATTCTGCATGGAGGTCTCCCCTcatcccatctctctctctattttcagGGCTGGGAATGAACTCTCACCCCAACGCCTGCCCATGGCTCCCAGACTGGTCCTGAACTCACCCGGTAATCCAGGGCAGGCACTGAGCACCCCAGCCCTTGCCCCAGCCCTCCACAGTAGCTGGGAAAAAAGGCCACCACTTCCACGACTCCCCAGTTCCCCCGATCCCCACTGAAATCCCACCTGCCTGATGATAACATTCCAGCTATGGACCCTGAGCCAAGCCTCCTAGGACTGGTTCcatgcctacctctggccattacCAAGCAGCTTTGGAACCACCAGAAACAATgcgttttcttttctcttttaaactgttattttGGGGAGGCAGGATCTTGCAGTGCTCGGAGTTGCCTCTACCTCGCTAAGCACACAGGCGACCGTTGAACTTCCTGGTGTTGAGATTACaatcatgtgccaccacacacagctatCCAGTGTGGGGAGCTGACCTAGGAAACCCTGAAAGCTAGAAAAGACACTCTACCGACTGGGCATCCCCAGGCAGCGGTGTCTCcagtagcacaggctagccttgaagtccCACTTCTGCCTTCAACTCCCAAGTCGTTTCCTTTCTCTGACCTTAAAGCCCCAGCTCTAAGATGGGAGCGGCAGCGCTCACCTAGGAGTTTTTAGCGAGAATGCCCTGAAGGACCTGGGCGTGAACTGCGCGCTGTGGGCTTCGGGAGTGTTTGCGGTTGTTGTGAAAAGCGCTGGCTTTGGGACTCACCTGCCCGTCGGTTCTGTCTGCGGTCTTCTGACAGCACATACCGCTGCGTACCGGAGGTCGGAACCTGAGGCTGGGACGAGGCGGCCGCCGGGGACTCCTCAGCCCCGGCGCCCGCCACACCCGGCCCTAGGATGGCGAAAATAGTCTCCTCCTCCGCGGAGAAGGCGTCCTCGGCGGCGGGCCCCGCGCCCTGCGTGGAGTGCGGCACGCGAGCCAGCTTCTCCTTGGTGCGGCGCTTGAAGTCATTCCAGCGCTTCTGGACCTCCTGGCCGGTGCGCTTC
This is a stretch of genomic DNA from Meriones unguiculatus strain TT.TT164.6M chromosome 1, Bangor_MerUng_6.1, whole genome shotgun sequence. It encodes these proteins:
- the Mypop gene encoding myb-related transcription factor, partner of profilin isoform X1 → MASATAAAAPGEAEETTRLRKPRFSFEENQILIREVRAHYPQLYGAQSRRVSVAERRRVWDSIATKINGITSWKRTGQEVQKRWNDFKRRTKEKLARVPHSTQGAGPAAEDAFSAEEETIFAILGPGVAGAGAEESPAAASSQPQVPTSGTQRYVLSEDRRQNRRADAPVQSKGASSSPESWARPPCNPQEAKEREAPSPAAMQPVQLPRLALSPLPAPPPPPTPLAQVAPSCPSPPPPPPPPPPPPTSSAPEQSLDFLRAQQETANAIRELAGTLRQGLAKLSEALSALLPLLPGTPAEPLPPPPPPPPPPPPKPALPSPAPKVEITAEPVSVVAAVVDGAVVAARGVIMAPRSEEGVPKPPSAPPLPLHDSPPHKRRKGFPSRKRRGRWKSP
- the Mypop gene encoding myb-related transcription factor, partner of profilin isoform X2, which produces MASATAAAAPGEAEETTRLRKPRFSFEENQILIREVRAHYPQLYGAQSRRVSVAERRRVWDSIATKINGITSWKRTGQEVQKRWNDFKRRTKEKLARVPHSTQGAGPAAEDAFSAEEETIFAILGPGVAGAGAEESPAAASSQPQVPTSGTQRYVLSEDRRQNRRAGLSSYRCPSAEQGSLQQPRVLGPAPVQSPGSQGA